A genomic window from Herbiconiux aconitum includes:
- a CDS encoding YhgE/Pip family protein encodes MSSSTTTPTPRMRRRTKIVLVVLAALAVAFTPLAVNGLFAGALANADTNISTVPAAIVNNDTMTTTTNADGTTSTNFAGRGLVTELTGAGQTGFDWHATNSSDAQKGLENGTYYAVLTIPKDFSASLNTLGTADPKQGLIDITTDDSHGYLSGIVASTVASAVQAGFGQQVTAQVVNGIYTSFGGVGTSLSDAAGGATQLGTGADGLATGATQLADGATQLSSGLTQYTDGVSQLSGGIDQLAAQTAPIAALPDGISQYVGGTQFASSSLNNALAEVMGNTSVSAAAKQQLGIAQGTLQKLSEEGTTLISQTAGLAALPSGVSELASGADTLAASGPALVTGAQQLGDGATQLSTGATQLGDGARTLASGLQSGADQITANSDPAAGSSTAGDVVAQPVKVDVSTENQVTNLGQIVSTILLPTALWIGALALFLWLRPFSRAVLASSATTARLTARTFARASGIAAAQVLLLVGFLHLSLGVAWSSLPATLGFSLIVALAFTAFHQFLATAFGRVGAVISLVLLALQLAATGGLYPVEILSGPFQVINTISPMSYAVSGIQTILTGGDVGTVVTAALVMAGMLVLSILLSAFALARRRRPVEIGWLVPARAALPAAKPKPHPAPRPGIA; translated from the coding sequence ATGAGCAGCTCGACCACCACACCGACGCCCCGGATGCGCCGCCGCACCAAGATCGTGCTCGTCGTTCTCGCCGCCCTCGCGGTGGCCTTCACACCGCTCGCGGTGAACGGCCTGTTCGCCGGCGCTCTCGCGAACGCCGACACGAACATCAGCACCGTGCCCGCCGCGATCGTGAACAACGACACGATGACCACCACCACGAACGCAGATGGCACGACCTCGACGAACTTCGCGGGCCGTGGTCTCGTGACCGAGCTCACCGGCGCCGGCCAGACCGGCTTCGACTGGCACGCCACGAACTCGTCCGACGCCCAGAAGGGCCTCGAGAACGGCACCTACTACGCGGTGCTCACCATTCCGAAAGACTTCTCGGCCTCCCTCAACACGCTCGGCACTGCCGATCCGAAGCAGGGCCTGATCGACATCACCACGGATGACTCGCACGGCTACCTCTCCGGAATCGTCGCGAGCACCGTCGCCTCGGCCGTGCAGGCCGGTTTCGGTCAGCAGGTCACGGCCCAGGTCGTGAACGGCATCTACACCAGCTTCGGTGGGGTCGGCACGAGCCTCTCGGATGCCGCGGGTGGCGCTACGCAGCTCGGCACCGGCGCCGACGGTCTGGCGACGGGCGCGACCCAGCTCGCCGATGGGGCCACGCAGCTCAGCTCGGGCCTCACCCAGTACACGGACGGGGTGAGTCAGCTGTCGGGTGGCATCGACCAGCTTGCTGCGCAGACCGCACCGATCGCGGCGCTGCCTGACGGGATCTCGCAGTACGTCGGAGGCACCCAGTTCGCCTCGAGCAGCCTGAACAACGCGCTCGCCGAGGTCATGGGGAACACCTCGGTGTCCGCCGCCGCCAAACAGCAGCTCGGAATCGCCCAGGGAACACTTCAGAAGCTCAGCGAGGAGGGCACCACGCTGATCTCGCAGACAGCCGGTCTCGCGGCGCTCCCCTCGGGTGTCTCGGAGCTCGCATCCGGCGCCGACACCCTCGCCGCCAGTGGCCCCGCCCTGGTCACCGGCGCCCAGCAGCTCGGCGACGGCGCGACGCAACTCTCCACCGGGGCCACACAGCTCGGCGACGGTGCACGCACGCTCGCCTCCGGTCTGCAGTCGGGTGCCGACCAGATCACCGCGAACAGCGACCCTGCCGCCGGCAGTTCGACTGCCGGTGACGTCGTGGCCCAGCCCGTGAAGGTCGACGTCAGCACCGAGAACCAGGTCACGAACCTCGGCCAGATCGTGTCGACCATCCTGCTGCCCACCGCCCTCTGGATCGGCGCGCTCGCCCTGTTCCTCTGGCTGCGCCCGTTCTCCCGTGCGGTGCTCGCGAGCTCGGCGACGACCGCGCGACTCACCGCGCGAACCTTCGCCCGCGCATCCGGAATCGCCGCGGCTCAGGTGCTGCTGCTCGTCGGCTTCCTGCACCTCTCGCTCGGCGTGGCGTGGAGCTCGCTCCCGGCCACCCTCGGGTTCTCCCTCATCGTGGCGCTCGCGTTCACGGCGTTCCACCAGTTCCTCGCCACCGCGTTCGGGCGGGTCGGCGCGGTGATCTCGCTCGTGCTGCTCGCCCTGCAGCTCGCGGCGACGGGTGGGCTGTACCCGGTCGAGATCCTCTCCGGGCCGTTCCAGGTGATCAACACGATCAGTCCGATGAGCTACGCGGTCTCGGGCATCCAGACCATCCTCACGGGCGGCGACGTCGGCACCGTGGTGACCGCGGCGCTCGTGATGGCCGGCATGCTCGTGCTGAGCATCCTGCTCTCCGCCTTCGCGCTGGCCCGCCGACGGCGCCCCGTGGAGATCGGCTGGCTCGTGCCCGCCCGAGCAGCCCTGCCCGCGGCCAAACCGAAGCCCCACCCGGCCCCGCGCCCCGGGATCGCCTGA